The Bacteroidota bacterium genome has a window encoding:
- a CDS encoding fuculose phosphate aldolase: MTIDKETFRSFDLVGKDLSNRGLISSHSGNMSMISGGKIIITRRSAMLGWLQPEDLVVIDLKEEDAHSGLIASTEANVHRNIYKETDAMAIVHSHSPCSTALSMIEDEITCIDAEGMFLYKKIPVVECDIPVGSYEVAEKIAQPLKNYPAAIVRSHGIFAKGTTLEDALGVVTGVEQSADIRYRIHLLGKPLIRDYSKEKGFSDW, from the coding sequence ATGACCATAGATAAAGAAACATTCAGAAGCTTCGATTTAGTAGGAAAAGACTTAAGTAACAGAGGATTAATTAGCAGCCATTCGGGAAATATGTCGATGATAAGTGGTGGAAAAATTATTATTACAAGACGCTCGGCTATGTTGGGCTGGTTGCAACCCGAAGACTTGGTAGTCATAGACCTAAAGGAGGAAGATGCCCACAGCGGATTAATTGCAAGTACCGAAGCAAACGTCCACCGAAATATTTATAAAGAAACCGATGCCATGGCAATAGTACATTCGCATAGTCCTTGCAGCACAGCATTGTCGATGATTGAAGATGAAATTACCTGCATAGATGCCGAAGGTATGTTTTTGTATAAAAAGATTCCTGTTGTTGAATGCGATATTCCAGTTGGATCTTATGAGGTTGCTGAAAAAATTGCACAGCCTCTAAAGAACTATCCTGCTGCAATAGTCAGGAGCCATGGTATTTTTGCAAAAGGGACAACTCTCGAAGATGCTTTAGGGGTGGTTACCGGAGTAGAACAATCGGCAGATATTAGATACAGGATACACCTTCTCGGCAAACCCTTAATTCGGGATTATTCTAAAGAAAAAGGTTTTTCTGATTGGTAA